The following coding sequences lie in one Oharaeibacter diazotrophicus genomic window:
- a CDS encoding sulfate transporter family protein: MLAQAVRAVRAFSEIASPPFRGVMLRSLGLTLVMLAAVWAVLTGVVTNLVNGWWPGVEGLVDVLTGVGLFVGLGFLVAPVTTMFAGLFLDDVAEAVERAHYPADPPGRAVPLWPAIASALRFTALVIAVNAVVLLLILLPGINVGLFFLANAWLLGREYFEQVAARHVGPDEVGRLRSRHGGRIFLAGLVVAAVLAVPIVNLVTPLFATAFMVHVFKEVAARDPRPADDGAVLI, from the coding sequence ATGCTCGCCCAAGCCGTCCGCGCCGTCCGCGCCTTCTCCGAGATCGCCTCGCCGCCGTTCCGCGGCGTGATGCTGCGCTCGCTCGGGTTGACGCTCGTCATGCTCGCCGCGGTCTGGGCGGTGCTCACCGGTGTCGTGACCAACCTCGTAAACGGGTGGTGGCCGGGCGTCGAGGGCCTTGTGGACGTGCTGACCGGCGTCGGCCTGTTCGTCGGGCTCGGATTCCTGGTGGCGCCGGTGACGACCATGTTCGCCGGGCTCTTCCTCGACGATGTCGCCGAGGCGGTCGAGCGCGCCCACTATCCCGCCGATCCGCCGGGCCGGGCGGTGCCGCTGTGGCCGGCGATCGCCTCGGCGCTGCGCTTCACCGCCCTGGTGATCGCGGTCAACGCCGTGGTGCTGCTGCTGATCCTCCTGCCGGGCATCAACGTCGGGCTGTTCTTCCTCGCCAACGCCTGGCTGCTCGGCCGGGAGTATTTCGAACAGGTCGCCGCCCGCCACGTCGGGCCCGACGAGGTCGGCCGGCTGCGTTCGCGCCACGGCGGCCGGATCTTCCTCGCCGGCCTCGTGGTGGCGGCGGTGCTGGCGGTGCCGATCGTCAACCTCGTCACGCCGCTGTTCGCCACCGCCTTCATGGTGCACGTCTTCAAGGAGGTCGCCGCCCGCGATCCGCGGCCCGCTGACGACGGCGCGGTTCTGATCTAA
- a CDS encoding XdhC family protein — protein MSRQADDGDVLAIAETWAKAGRRLAIATVVETWGSAPRPVGSHLVIDDEGNFEGSVSGGCVEGAVVSEAVEVIGDSRPRLLSFGVADETAWRVGLSCGGRIRIYVEPLTA, from the coding sequence ATGTCCCGCCAAGCCGACGACGGAGACGTGCTCGCCATCGCCGAGACCTGGGCGAAGGCCGGCCGCCGTCTCGCCATCGCCACCGTCGTGGAAACCTGGGGGTCGGCGCCGCGACCGGTCGGCTCGCATCTCGTCATCGACGACGAGGGCAATTTCGAAGGCTCGGTGTCGGGCGGCTGCGTCGAGGGCGCGGTGGTCTCCGAGGCGGTCGAGGTGATCGGCGACAGCCGGCCGCGGCTCCTGTCCTTCGGCGTCGCCGACGAGACCGCGTGGCGGGTCGGGCTGTCCTGCGGCGGCCGCATCCGCATCTACGTCGAGCCCCTGACGGCCTGA